One genomic segment of Hydrocarboniclastica marina includes these proteins:
- a CDS encoding alpha/beta fold hydrolase → MIPRLCFALRTKLIHRRVSSPMALPVVLALATVLTTGCAGIGTAMKASPTLSHSFGIVNIPVADLERQYTNEESEFIKINRYRIHYRDEGQGDPIVLLHDAYSSLHAWDYWASELSSRHRVIRLDLPGFGLTGAPKDPLAFDRASVAKTFADFVDRLELENFHLVGHSLGGEIAAEYAALNSGRVNKLILVAPTGLPRDVTWMTKILTGEYVAKLTNYIHAPIILADEINDAYGDSDRLSKEDGNRYMHMSMRPGSQRMYTKARQFIREQAEGDIPRGLDRVQSPTLLMWGKADSVTPPEHAELWSSNIENSAVVLYPEAGHMPMEEFPQETFADVQRFLSSGLSAFPAPSADEADAEPIASR, encoded by the coding sequence ATGATTCCCAGACTCTGCTTTGCCTTACGCACCAAGCTGATACATCGGCGAGTGTCCTCCCCCATGGCATTGCCCGTCGTCCTTGCGTTGGCAACAGTCCTGACGACCGGCTGCGCAGGGATAGGCACGGCAATGAAAGCAAGCCCAACCCTTTCGCATTCGTTCGGCATTGTGAATATTCCCGTTGCAGATCTTGAACGCCAGTACACGAATGAAGAGTCCGAGTTCATAAAGATCAACCGCTACCGGATTCACTACCGGGATGAAGGCCAGGGCGACCCTATCGTGTTGCTTCACGACGCGTATTCCTCGCTTCACGCCTGGGACTACTGGGCTTCAGAGCTGAGCAGCCGGCACCGGGTGATCCGCCTCGACCTGCCTGGATTCGGGTTGACCGGCGCACCTAAGGATCCCCTGGCGTTTGACCGCGCGAGTGTTGCCAAGACGTTTGCGGATTTTGTTGACCGCCTCGAGCTCGAGAATTTTCATTTGGTTGGCCACTCCCTCGGGGGCGAGATCGCGGCCGAATATGCAGCCCTCAACAGCGGCCGCGTAAATAAGCTGATACTGGTGGCACCCACTGGCTTGCCGCGTGACGTGACCTGGATGACCAAAATTCTGACAGGCGAATACGTCGCAAAGCTTACGAATTATATCCACGCTCCGATTATTCTGGCAGATGAGATTAATGATGCTTATGGTGATTCTGACCGCTTGAGCAAAGAAGACGGTAACCGCTATATGCACATGAGTATGCGTCCCGGCTCACAGCGCATGTATACGAAAGCAAGACAGTTCATACGGGAGCAGGCCGAAGGCGATATTCCCCGGGGGCTCGACCGGGTCCAGTCGCCTACTCTGCTTATGTGGGGCAAGGCCGACAGCGTGACACCACCCGAGCATGCGGAGCTCTGGTCATCCAATATCGAAAATTCAGCGGTTGTGCTTTATCCGGAGGCCGGCCACATGCCGATGGAAGAGTTCCCGCAGGAAACATTCGCCGACGTGCAACGCTTCCTTAGCAGTGGGCTTTCAGCCTTCCCTGCCCCATCAGCGGACGAAGCCGACGCTGAACCCATCGCATCACGCTAG
- a CDS encoding ABC transporter permease, with protein MVSLSPIQKRRLHNFRRNKRGYWALWVFLALFILSLGAELIANDKPLMLSYNGSWYFPVVQTIPETEFGGFLPSETNYHESFISDEIEAHGWILWPPIPYSYRTVIRDLDAPAPTPPSLKNWLGTDDQARDVAARVIYGFRLSMLFALALTFISSVVGIAVGAIQGYYGGKIDLFGQRFIEVWSGLPVLYLLIIMSSFIQPGFWWLLAIMLLFSWMTLVDVVRAEFLRARNFEYVRAARALGLGNGKIMFRHMLPNAMVATLTFAPFILTGAITGLTSLDFLGFGMPPGSPSLGELIAQGKDNLQAPWLGVSAFITLAVMLTLLVFIGEAVRDAFDPRKQ; from the coding sequence ATGGTTTCGCTTTCCCCCATTCAGAAACGCCGGCTCCATAACTTTCGCAGGAACAAACGCGGTTACTGGGCCCTCTGGGTATTTCTTGCCTTATTCATACTGAGTCTGGGCGCGGAACTGATCGCCAACGATAAGCCGCTGATGCTCAGTTATAACGGCTCGTGGTACTTCCCTGTTGTACAGACCATACCCGAAACCGAGTTCGGGGGGTTCCTCCCGTCCGAGACGAACTACCACGAGTCGTTCATCAGCGATGAGATCGAAGCACACGGCTGGATTCTCTGGCCGCCCATTCCGTACAGCTACCGGACTGTCATTCGAGATCTTGATGCACCTGCGCCGACGCCCCCCTCCCTCAAGAACTGGCTGGGCACGGATGATCAGGCTCGGGATGTCGCGGCGCGCGTGATTTACGGTTTCCGCCTGTCGATGCTTTTCGCGCTGGCGCTTACATTCATCAGCAGCGTTGTGGGCATAGCCGTCGGTGCCATCCAAGGCTACTACGGCGGCAAAATCGACCTGTTTGGCCAGCGTTTTATCGAAGTCTGGTCGGGCCTTCCTGTGCTCTATTTGCTTATTATCATGTCGAGCTTCATTCAGCCCGGATTCTGGTGGCTGCTCGCTATCATGCTACTGTTCAGCTGGATGACACTGGTTGACGTGGTACGGGCCGAGTTTCTGCGTGCCCGCAATTTCGAATACGTCCGGGCGGCGCGGGCGCTCGGGCTTGGCAACGGCAAGATCATGTTCAGACATATGCTGCCGAACGCCATGGTGGCTACGCTGACTTTCGCGCCTTTTATCCTCACCGGGGCAATCACCGGGCTGACCTCACTCGATTTCCTTGGCTTCGGTATGCCACCTGGTTCGCCATCCCTGGGCGAATTGATAGCCCAGGGCAAAGATAATCTGCAGGCCCCGTGGCTCGGCGTTTCCGCCTTTATCACCCTTGCGGTCATGCTGACACTACTCGTTTTTATTGGAGAAGCGGTTCGCGATGCCTTCGATCCCCGCAAACAGTAA
- a CDS encoding 3-deoxy-7-phosphoheptulonate synthase has protein sequence MAAQQVENTNVASQDLLITPKALKQEMPLSEKAAQTVLEGRQVINDILDGKDKRLFIVVGPCSIHDIEAAKDYAQRLKKLADEVSDTLYLVMRVYFEKPRTTIGWKGLINDPHMDDSFNIEKGLHLGRRLLLDIAEMGLPVATEALDPIAPQYLQDTISWSAIGARTTESQTHREMSSGLSMAIGFKNGTDGSLEVATNALKSASHPHSFLGINQEGQAAIIRTRGNAYGHVVLRGGGGKPNYDSVSITLCEQALEKAGVRKAIMVDCSHANSSKDPAIQPLVMQDITHQIIEGNRSIIGLMVESHINWGNQPIPENLADLQYGVSVTDACIDWETTEKAVREMRDKLKDPLASRSEA, from the coding sequence ATGGCAGCGCAGCAAGTCGAAAACACTAACGTGGCCAGTCAGGACCTATTGATAACTCCAAAAGCGCTGAAGCAGGAAATGCCGCTCAGTGAAAAAGCCGCTCAGACTGTTCTGGAAGGCCGTCAGGTAATCAACGACATTCTGGACGGCAAGGACAAGCGACTCTTTATTGTAGTTGGCCCCTGTTCAATTCACGACATTGAAGCCGCCAAAGACTACGCTCAGCGCCTCAAGAAGCTGGCCGACGAAGTCAGCGACACGCTCTATCTGGTCATGCGTGTCTATTTCGAGAAGCCCCGCACCACGATCGGCTGGAAAGGGCTGATCAATGACCCGCACATGGATGACTCGTTCAATATAGAGAAAGGGCTGCACCTTGGACGCCGGCTTCTGCTCGATATCGCAGAGATGGGACTCCCTGTGGCAACCGAGGCGCTGGACCCTATCGCGCCCCAGTACCTGCAGGACACGATCTCATGGTCTGCCATCGGTGCTCGTACCACCGAATCCCAGACACACCGCGAGATGAGTAGTGGCCTTTCCATGGCTATTGGTTTCAAGAACGGCACCGATGGCAGCCTTGAGGTCGCGACCAACGCGCTAAAGTCCGCCTCTCATCCTCACAGCTTCCTGGGCATCAACCAGGAAGGCCAGGCTGCCATAATTCGCACCCGGGGTAACGCCTATGGCCATGTCGTATTACGTGGCGGCGGCGGTAAGCCCAATTATGACTCGGTCAGTATCACCCTCTGCGAGCAGGCGCTGGAGAAGGCAGGCGTACGCAAAGCCATTATGGTCGATTGCAGCCACGCGAACTCCAGCAAGGACCCCGCTATTCAGCCGCTGGTGATGCAGGACATCACCCATCAGATCATCGAGGGCAACCGGTCTATTATCGGCTTGATGGTCGAAAGCCATATCAATTGGGGCAACCAGCCCATTCCCGAGAATCTGGCGGACCTTCAATACGGTGTTTCAGTCACGGACGCCTGTATTGACTGGGAAACTACGGAAAAAGCGGTACGCGAGATGCGCGACAAGCTGAAAGATCCTCTGGCCAGCCGATCCGAGGCCTGA
- a CDS encoding PilZ domain-containing protein codes for MNNNNELTDQDGAAQEQRQEFRLTGRIWIDVEVEAADRGNESRVLRCGSSDLSANGLRLQSPELLFEGAILPLVIHLGDEALQLMGEVKWCIPEHPSPNAGCIAGFEIHESDQTSILEWKEAIASLLEH; via the coding sequence ATGAATAACAATAATGAATTAACAGACCAGGATGGCGCGGCGCAGGAACAGCGTCAGGAGTTTCGTTTGACCGGTAGAATCTGGATAGATGTTGAAGTTGAAGCGGCGGATAGGGGTAACGAAAGTCGTGTCCTACGCTGTGGCTCCAGCGACCTTTCGGCCAACGGACTACGGCTCCAGTCGCCCGAGTTGCTTTTCGAAGGCGCTATCCTGCCCCTTGTGATACACCTCGGAGATGAAGCCCTTCAGCTGATGGGCGAAGTCAAATGGTGTATCCCGGAGCACCCCTCACCAAATGCTGGCTGTATTGCCGGATTCGAGATCCACGAATCCGACCAGACGTCGATACTGGAGTGGAAGGAAGCCATAGCTTCCCTTCTGGAGCACTGA
- a CDS encoding extracellular solute-binding protein has product MHIARNLLAVLSAFFILVPPVHAAAPEPRHGIAMHGELKHGPDFEHFDYVNPDAPKGGELKLAVTGNGFDTFNPFVLRGVAAAGANAYLYDTLLSQSEDEAFSAYGLIAEKVQVPEDRSWVTFHINPQATFHDGEPITADDVIFSFETLTEKGHPFYQAYYADVAEVKKLDDLTVRFNFKDTTNRELPLILGQLPVLPKHYWKDREFGGASLEPPVGSGPYEIDSYEAGRTVTYGRVDDYWAADLPVNRGRYNFDKIRYEYFSDDTVSMEAFKAGIYDFREETSAKSWATAYEGEKFTEGEFKKEEIHHEQPAGMQGFIYNTRRSVFQDPLVRQALAYAFDFDWTNRNLFYDQYSRTNSYFENSELASTGLPSGAELKLLEPHRKNLLPAVFEQEYRPPSSDEEGEMRKNLARAVQLLDQAGWGFKDGKMVNRKTGEQLKFEILLAQKTFERVVSPFINNLKRLGIDADMRRVDTTQYVQRIRNFDFDMFIMSIGQSNSPGNEQRSFWSSEAAEQPGSRNYAGVSDPVVDDLVDKVIQAPDREALVARTRALDRVLLWGHYVIPQWYLPYRRVAYTSELQRPETLPATGVSLDTWWYEQ; this is encoded by the coding sequence ATGCACATAGCCAGGAATCTGTTGGCAGTACTATCGGCCTTCTTTATTCTTGTACCGCCAGTCCATGCCGCCGCCCCCGAGCCCAGGCACGGCATAGCAATGCATGGCGAGCTCAAGCATGGCCCTGATTTCGAGCACTTCGATTACGTCAATCCAGACGCACCCAAAGGTGGCGAACTGAAGCTCGCCGTCACCGGCAACGGCTTCGATACGTTCAACCCCTTCGTCTTACGCGGCGTAGCTGCAGCAGGCGCCAATGCCTATCTATACGATACCCTGCTCTCACAGTCCGAGGATGAAGCCTTCTCGGCCTATGGTTTAATCGCGGAAAAGGTTCAGGTCCCGGAAGACCGCAGTTGGGTCACGTTTCACATCAATCCCCAGGCGACCTTTCATGATGGCGAACCCATCACGGCGGATGACGTGATTTTTTCGTTCGAGACGCTCACTGAGAAAGGTCACCCTTTCTATCAGGCTTATTATGCGGACGTGGCCGAAGTCAAGAAGCTCGACGATCTAACGGTCAGGTTCAACTTCAAAGACACGACAAATCGCGAATTGCCGCTCATCCTCGGCCAACTCCCCGTGCTGCCCAAACACTACTGGAAAGACCGTGAATTCGGGGGCGCCTCGCTTGAGCCACCCGTAGGCAGTGGCCCTTATGAGATAGACAGCTACGAAGCTGGGCGGACGGTCACCTACGGCCGGGTGGACGACTACTGGGCAGCCGACTTGCCGGTCAACAGGGGCCGCTACAATTTCGACAAGATCCGTTACGAGTACTTCTCTGACGACACCGTTTCCATGGAGGCCTTCAAAGCTGGTATCTACGACTTCCGTGAAGAGACCAGTGCCAAAAGCTGGGCCACCGCCTATGAAGGAGAGAAGTTCACAGAGGGTGAGTTCAAAAAGGAAGAGATTCACCACGAACAGCCGGCGGGAATGCAGGGCTTTATCTATAACACCCGCCGTTCGGTATTCCAGGACCCGCTCGTTCGCCAGGCGCTGGCTTACGCTTTCGACTTTGACTGGACTAACCGCAACCTCTTCTATGACCAGTACAGCCGAACCAACAGTTATTTTGAAAACAGCGAGCTGGCGTCTACCGGCCTGCCCTCGGGCGCCGAGCTCAAGCTCCTGGAGCCACACAGAAAAAATCTGCTACCGGCAGTCTTCGAGCAGGAATATCGGCCACCCTCTTCGGACGAAGAAGGCGAAATGCGCAAGAATCTGGCGCGGGCTGTGCAGCTGCTGGACCAAGCCGGCTGGGGTTTCAAGGACGGCAAGATGGTCAACCGCAAAACCGGCGAGCAGCTCAAGTTCGAGATTCTGCTGGCCCAGAAAACCTTCGAGCGGGTAGTCAGTCCCTTCATCAACAATCTCAAGCGGCTGGGCATCGATGCCGACATGCGTCGCGTTGATACGACTCAGTACGTCCAGCGTATCCGCAATTTTGATTTCGACATGTTTATCATGTCGATCGGTCAGTCGAACTCACCGGGCAACGAACAACGCTCGTTCTGGTCATCGGAGGCGGCGGAACAACCCGGTTCCCGTAACTATGCCGGCGTAAGCGACCCTGTGGTTGACGACCTCGTGGACAAAGTCATCCAGGCTCCTGATCGTGAGGCCCTGGTTGCGCGGACGAGAGCCCTGGACCGCGTTTTGCTCTGGGGCCATTACGTTATCCCCCAGTGGTACCTGCCGTACCGACGTGTTGCGTATACATCGGAGCTACAGCGCCCGGAGACTTTGCCGGCGACGGGCGTCAGCCTCGACACATGGTGGTACGAGCAATAG
- a CDS encoding ABC transporter ATP-binding protein, translating to MPSIPANSNSEPTGHQLLLDVHELSVCFRSDDRTNTVVDGVSFDLRSGEFVALVGESGSGKSVTALSILQLLDYRHASHPAGEIRYRGDDIRKFDEKALRNLRGDRIAMIFQEPMTSLNPLHTVEKQIGETLLLHKGLKGTAAKERIIELLELVGIPDAPGRLSSYPHQLSGGQKQRVMIAMALANEPDVLIADEPTTALDVTVQKQVLELLRSLQKRLGMALLFITHDLSIVRSYADRVVVMQQGRVVEKGDTQTVFDDPQHPYTRKLLAADNRGEPVVISAGAQELLKAKDLVVEFNQRKSLFGRVKPGFTAVNNVSLNLRQGETLGVVGESGSGKTTLGLALLKLVPSKGAIWLNGKRIDGLDQNAFRPYRETLQVVFQDPYGSLSPRMSVAEIIGEGLGIHGVSKPEQENRIIQALEDVGLDPLVRHRYPHEFSGGQRQRVAIARALVLQPELIILDEPTSALDRTVQAQVVGLLRELQRKYRLSYLFISHDLAVVRALSHRVLVLKDGRVVEQGETEALFSAPAHPYTRELLDAALFYQAQPD from the coding sequence ATGCCTTCGATCCCCGCAAACAGTAATTCTGAGCCTACGGGTCATCAGCTGCTTCTGGATGTTCACGAGCTCAGCGTTTGCTTTCGTTCGGACGACCGGACCAATACCGTTGTCGATGGCGTGTCGTTCGATCTTCGGTCTGGGGAATTCGTTGCGCTTGTCGGGGAGAGTGGCTCTGGTAAATCGGTAACGGCGTTGTCGATCCTGCAGTTGCTGGATTACCGCCACGCCAGCCACCCGGCGGGCGAAATACGTTACCGCGGTGATGACATACGCAAGTTTGACGAAAAAGCCCTGCGAAACCTGCGGGGCGACCGCATCGCCATGATTTTCCAGGAGCCGATGACATCCCTCAATCCGCTCCACACGGTCGAGAAGCAGATCGGCGAGACCCTTCTGCTACATAAAGGGCTGAAAGGCACAGCCGCTAAAGAAAGAATCATTGAGCTGCTCGAACTGGTGGGGATACCTGATGCGCCAGGCCGACTGTCCAGTTATCCCCATCAACTGTCCGGCGGACAGAAACAGCGGGTCATGATCGCAATGGCACTGGCTAACGAGCCTGATGTGCTGATAGCCGACGAACCGACCACAGCGCTTGATGTCACCGTACAGAAACAGGTCCTGGAGCTGCTACGCTCCCTGCAGAAGCGATTGGGCATGGCCCTGCTCTTCATCACCCATGACCTGAGCATAGTGCGCAGTTATGCCGACCGGGTGGTGGTTATGCAGCAAGGCCGGGTGGTTGAGAAAGGCGATACCCAGACGGTATTTGATGACCCCCAGCACCCTTACACCCGCAAGCTTCTGGCGGCCGACAACCGCGGCGAACCGGTAGTCATCAGCGCGGGCGCGCAGGAACTTCTCAAAGCCAAAGATCTGGTGGTGGAATTCAACCAGCGTAAAAGCCTTTTTGGCCGTGTAAAGCCCGGGTTTACGGCCGTTAATAATGTCAGCCTCAACCTCCGTCAGGGTGAAACCCTGGGCGTCGTCGGCGAGAGCGGCAGTGGCAAGACCACCCTGGGCCTTGCGCTACTGAAACTGGTACCCAGCAAGGGCGCTATCTGGCTGAACGGAAAACGCATCGACGGCCTCGACCAGAACGCCTTCCGGCCCTACCGCGAGACCCTTCAGGTGGTGTTTCAGGATCCTTATGGCAGCTTGAGCCCCCGTATGTCTGTTGCCGAGATTATCGGAGAAGGCCTGGGCATCCACGGTGTCAGCAAACCGGAGCAGGAAAACCGCATCATTCAGGCTCTGGAGGATGTCGGCCTTGACCCTCTGGTCCGGCACCGCTACCCCCATGAGTTTTCCGGTGGGCAGCGCCAGCGGGTTGCCATTGCCCGCGCATTGGTACTGCAACCTGAGCTGATCATTCTGGACGAGCCGACGTCAGCGCTCGACCGGACGGTCCAGGCACAAGTGGTCGGACTTCTGCGTGAACTCCAGCGCAAATATCGGCTGAGCTACCTGTTCATAAGCCATGATCTGGCTGTGGTCCGGGCGCTGAGTCACCGCGTACTGGTTCTGAAAGACGGCCGGGTGGTAGAACAGGGAGAGACAGAAGCTCTGTTCAGCGCGCCTGCGCACCCTTACACCCGGGAATTGCTGGACGCCGCACTTTTTTACCAGGCGCAACCGGATTGA
- a CDS encoding enoyl-ACP reductase FabI has protein sequence MGILAGKKALIVGVASKLSIAAGIAEAFHREGAEIALTYQNERLKSRVEGFAEQWDSKHVFPCDVADDAEVEAVFTELAKVWDGLDILVHSVGFAPGNELAGNYADVATREGFRIAHDISSYSLTALAKAARPMMRDRNGSVLTLTYLGAQQVLPNYNVMGLAKASLEANVRYLAASLGAEGTRVNGISAGPIKTLAAAGIGNFRKMLAENAGRAPLKRNVTTAEVGNAAAFLGSDMASGVTGEILYVDAGFSRVAMAPMES, from the coding sequence ATGGGAATACTCGCGGGAAAGAAAGCACTCATCGTGGGCGTCGCCAGCAAGCTATCAATCGCTGCAGGCATTGCTGAGGCTTTCCATCGGGAAGGCGCGGAAATCGCTCTTACTTATCAGAACGAGCGGCTGAAGTCGCGCGTGGAAGGGTTTGCGGAACAGTGGGACAGCAAACACGTGTTCCCCTGTGATGTCGCTGACGACGCCGAGGTCGAAGCGGTCTTTACGGAGCTGGCAAAAGTCTGGGATGGCCTCGACATTCTGGTGCACTCCGTGGGTTTTGCTCCAGGCAATGAATTAGCGGGCAACTACGCCGATGTGGCGACCCGGGAGGGCTTTCGCATCGCCCACGACATCAGCTCTTACAGCCTCACGGCCCTGGCCAAAGCCGCCCGACCGATGATGCGCGACCGCAACGGCAGTGTGCTTACCCTGACCTACCTCGGCGCCCAGCAGGTTCTACCGAACTACAACGTCATGGGGCTGGCCAAGGCCAGCCTGGAGGCCAACGTTCGTTATCTTGCTGCCAGTCTCGGGGCCGAGGGGACCCGGGTCAATGGCATTTCGGCTGGACCCATCAAGACCCTGGCGGCGGCGGGTATCGGTAACTTCAGGAAGATGCTTGCTGAGAACGCCGGGCGTGCCCCTCTCAAGCGAAACGTCACAACCGCAGAAGTCGGAAACGCGGCTGCGTTCCTCGGCTCAGATATGGCCAGCGGCGTCACTGGCGAGATTCTATATGTGGATGCCGGCTTCAGCCGCGTAGCCATGGCGCCCATGGAGAGCTGA
- a CDS encoding DUF1631 family protein: MNDIDAIIAELRVPGLPYALGSTAEEASWAANLSRSWSQQTDATVVDTLKNVEANWSVRQVNAAYLADRVMDVFLRTSGLHVSLVRRIARLRFYLACQLHSDGESAVSRLSPLRQWLDHLVVLRGWSDDQGRSSKRLLNRLDAMTPVIHQAINEGPASADAHFLAWLAAEDEQEQKAGRLRNRLLDTETGAARQRAAEMCSACRVSKVLSGRRLPREVIQLVEGPWQSLLRQTALVQGIDSDLWKQATRSLDWAIWALDPEMSAQDRNRLYQVAAELPERLASLWQAIFSEALPAELANGLQHCLIARMQGESSELVAIGQRSFDPVWLDRPRLPDAVRCNLGRWMVRGEGEAEQRRWLFAYLETTGEVLWLNSEGVKQGLDQADTVADELKAGTQRVLPEPLPFEAVLETTTTALMRVLDAQQKQRQAAALRARQEVATLREKRREAQLQAEAEALQQEEDTRRAQLAEQENERLMNEAEQAASAREREEHLAGLVTQVDGLHLGAWIEVTGEDVPKRLKLAVKMKATGKLVFVDRLGLNQRVMYRPELAEMIMTGGARILDKGAEFDDTLSRVVGRIRVGR, encoded by the coding sequence GTGAACGACATAGACGCAATAATTGCTGAGCTTCGGGTGCCTGGTCTCCCTTATGCGCTAGGCTCAACGGCCGAAGAGGCGTCCTGGGCCGCCAATCTTAGCCGAAGCTGGTCTCAACAGACCGATGCGACTGTCGTCGATACCCTCAAGAACGTCGAGGCGAACTGGTCGGTGCGTCAGGTCAACGCAGCTTACCTGGCCGACCGGGTTATGGATGTATTTTTACGGACATCCGGCCTGCATGTTTCTCTGGTCCGGCGCATTGCCCGCCTGCGGTTCTATCTGGCCTGTCAGTTACACAGCGATGGCGAGTCTGCCGTTAGCCGGCTTTCCCCGTTGCGTCAGTGGCTGGACCATCTGGTAGTCTTGCGCGGTTGGAGTGACGACCAGGGCCGGTCATCAAAGCGTTTACTAAACCGTCTTGACGCCATGACGCCTGTTATTCATCAGGCCATTAACGAGGGGCCTGCCTCAGCTGACGCCCACTTTCTGGCCTGGTTGGCCGCAGAGGACGAACAGGAGCAGAAAGCCGGGCGTCTCAGAAATCGACTGCTGGATACCGAAACCGGTGCAGCGCGCCAGCGCGCGGCTGAGATGTGTTCGGCCTGCCGGGTGTCGAAAGTGCTTTCAGGGCGGCGCCTGCCCAGGGAGGTCATCCAGCTTGTTGAAGGGCCCTGGCAGTCCCTCCTGCGCCAGACTGCCCTGGTCCAGGGTATAGACTCTGATCTTTGGAAGCAGGCCACACGCTCCCTCGACTGGGCAATATGGGCGCTTGATCCGGAAATGTCTGCCCAGGACAGGAATCGGCTGTATCAGGTTGCAGCAGAGCTGCCAGAGCGGCTAGCTTCGTTGTGGCAGGCTATTTTTTCCGAAGCGCTACCCGCTGAACTGGCCAATGGCCTCCAGCACTGCCTGATAGCGCGCATGCAAGGCGAATCAAGCGAGCTCGTTGCCATAGGCCAGCGATCCTTTGATCCCGTCTGGCTTGACCGGCCGCGATTGCCCGACGCGGTGCGCTGCAATCTGGGCCGCTGGATGGTGCGTGGCGAAGGTGAAGCCGAGCAGCGCCGATGGCTGTTCGCCTACCTTGAGACGACTGGAGAGGTCCTCTGGTTGAACAGCGAGGGGGTGAAGCAGGGCCTGGATCAGGCCGATACCGTAGCTGACGAGTTGAAGGCCGGGACCCAACGTGTTTTGCCTGAGCCATTGCCGTTCGAAGCCGTGCTGGAAACGACGACGACTGCACTGATGCGGGTGCTCGATGCTCAGCAGAAACAGCGCCAGGCGGCAGCGCTGCGAGCCCGGCAGGAGGTAGCCACGCTACGCGAAAAACGTCGCGAAGCTCAGCTGCAGGCTGAAGCAGAGGCGCTTCAGCAGGAGGAGGATACCCGCCGGGCGCAGTTGGCTGAACAGGAAAACGAACGTCTTATGAACGAGGCCGAGCAGGCCGCCTCGGCGCGTGAGCGCGAGGAGCACCTTGCGGGACTGGTTACCCAGGTGGATGGGCTTCATCTGGGTGCCTGGATAGAGGTAACAGGTGAAGATGTGCCGAAGCGGCTGAAACTGGCGGTAAAGATGAAAGCAACAGGCAAACTGGTGTTTGTCGACCGGCTGGGGCTTAACCAGCGAGTGATGTACCGGCCAGAACTGGCCGAGATGATAATGACAGGGGGCGCCCGGATCCTCGATAAGGGTGCTGAATTTGACGATACGCTGTCCAGGGTGGTCGGCCGTATCAGGGTAGGACGCTAA
- a CDS encoding microcin C ABC transporter permease YejB: MANYILRRLLLIIPTLFGIMLLNFVIVQAAPGGPVEQTLAQLQGMETGVQGQLGSAGETSSGSGYRGSEGLHPDLIERIEKLYGFDKPAHERFFLMVGNYLTLDFGESFFRDRSVVGLIIEKMPVSISLGLWSTLIIYLVSIPLGVKKAVHDGSRFDVWTSSVIIIGYAIPGFLFAILLIVLFAGGSYLDWFPLRGLTSPNFEALTWYEKIADYFWHLALPVTANVIGGFATLTFLTKNSFLDEIGKQYVVTARAKGLEERRVLYGHIFRNAMLIVIASLPTLLIQLFFTGALLIEVIFSLDGLGLLGFEAALNRDYPVVFGTLFIFTLLGLALKLISDMTYVLVDPRIDFASREH; encoded by the coding sequence ATGGCTAATTATATCCTCCGCCGGTTGCTGCTCATTATCCCGACACTGTTCGGCATCATGCTGCTTAATTTCGTCATCGTGCAGGCCGCACCGGGCGGCCCGGTCGAACAGACACTTGCGCAGTTGCAGGGTATGGAAACAGGCGTCCAGGGGCAGCTGGGCAGCGCCGGCGAGACGTCATCAGGCTCAGGCTACCGGGGTTCGGAAGGGCTTCATCCTGATCTGATCGAGCGTATAGAGAAACTCTACGGCTTCGACAAGCCTGCCCACGAGCGCTTCTTCCTTATGGTGGGCAACTACCTGACGCTTGATTTCGGCGAAAGTTTTTTTCGCGATCGAAGTGTGGTCGGACTGATCATTGAGAAAATGCCCGTGTCCATTTCCCTCGGGCTCTGGTCCACACTCATCATTTACCTCGTTTCGATACCCCTCGGCGTAAAAAAAGCTGTTCACGATGGCTCCCGGTTCGATGTATGGACCAGTTCAGTGATTATCATCGGATACGCTATCCCCGGCTTCCTGTTCGCCATCCTCCTTATTGTTCTGTTCGCGGGCGGCAGTTACCTCGACTGGTTTCCTTTGCGGGGGCTTACTTCGCCCAATTTCGAAGCGCTCACCTGGTACGAAAAGATTGCCGATTATTTCTGGCACCTGGCGCTTCCGGTGACGGCCAACGTTATCGGTGGCTTCGCCACACTGACCTTTCTGACCAAGAACTCGTTCCTTGACGAAATCGGCAAACAATATGTGGTTACGGCACGAGCCAAGGGCCTGGAAGAGCGGCGGGTGCTTTACGGCCACATTTTCCGAAACGCCATGCTGATCGTTATTGCCAGCCTGCCAACACTTTTGATTCAGCTTTTTTTCACAGGCGCGCTGCTGATCGAAGTAATCTTTTCACTTGATGGGCTGGGACTTCTTGGCTTCGAGGCTGCGCTTAACCGCGACTATCCTGTTGTGTTTGGCACCTTATTCATCTTTACGCTGCTCGGACTCGCACTCAAACTTATCAGCGACATGACCTACGTTCTGGTTGACCCGCGCATTGATTTCGCCAGCCGGGAGCACTGA